Genomic DNA from Caloenas nicobarica isolate bCalNic1 chromosome 3, bCalNic1.hap1, whole genome shotgun sequence:
TCTGTGTAAATAAGGCCCTGCTGGGGCAATAAGCCCTCCTGCAGTAGCATTCCTGGGGACTGTTGAAGCTCTCGGTTATGTGTTCTTGCCCCATTGCCTCTGCAGTTTATGGTACAAGTACAGGGGAGAAACACCTGTGACATGTGAACTGCTTTAATCTGACAGAGCAGTACCATCCTGTGTCCATGCTTGGCCACCTTTCATGCAGGCATGGAGGGGTACACACACAGCATCTAGTCACGGGTTACTTTCTCCACAACACTTAAATCAGCCAGTCCTGAATTTGCAAACTTTGTGTAATCTTTTTCCTTAGTTTATGTGAGAGAAAGCAGTTTCCTTTGGCTTATCGTACTTTCTAAGTTCAGCAATTCATATTGTTAGCACTGCCGATCCTATTTGAACAGTAAAGATAAGTAAGCAGGATGCAAAACACTGGGGTCTGCATCTTGCTGCTTCGGCTGCTGGTGTTATCTGGGTGGGAAACACTGACCAACTTGCCTTTCTTTCAGCTGGCAACAGAGCTGTGCTCATAGTGAAACTAATATCTGAGGTGGTCTTTACCTATCCTTCTGCTAGTGCTTGGGTGGGGCAGCTTCTGCCTAAACCAGTGCCAGTAACCTCCAAAACATGCATGTTTGTGCTGTTTGGTCTGTGCCTTCTTAGGAAGTCCCATGTAGACTGTAGTGTGCCTGTAGAGGGATATAATAATCTGTCCCATAAGGTAGCTGGAGAGAAGCAACCATCCTGTTGGACTCTCTGTGGTCTTTTAAGTCCCACCATGTCCATTTGCATGTGAGCAGTGCTGGGACTACTAAGAACTGTGTGTTCCAGGGCATATTCTGTAAGCTCTGTGTCCTTGCTTGCTGCCAAGGCAATATACAGCCTTCTGTCCTACATGAGTCAGAATGGGAAGCTCAGTGTGCCAAATACAAGGTCTTTCCATAGTCATAAGCCTTAAAAAGGCGTATCTCTTAGCTGAAGTACCTTCTTTTAACTCTAGCAAACAGCTAGTGTGTGGCAGTTAAGTCTTTTTAGCATGGCTAGGAGGATGAGGGTACAGTGACTGGGGTATCCCTCACTTAGGCTTGAGAGCCTGATCATGAATGCTGATATTGACCACCAGTGGTAGTGGGAGTCTAGGCAGGGCAGGCTGGATGGAGGCAGATGCACATCAGCCTGACAGCTGTGTCCTCTGCAGGCAGCCATGGAGACTTCTCATCTACCCAGTCTGCAATACACAGATGCCCAGACTTGAGGGAGGGAGTTTCAAAAagcttttggaaacaaaacttCACCTTATAAAAGGCAACCTCTCAACAGTTCTTCTGCAGCTTTACAGCAGCTTAAGGCAGCATTCAAGCTGTCTGTGATACAACGGGATTGCTCAGATGCTGTCTGGCACTGTTTGCTTGTGGGCTTAGCTGCTGAAGCTTGTTGTTCTTATCAGGTGGTTGGGGCAAGCTTCAGGCTTGTGGGATCTGAGCACTAATATGCCGCAGGGTGGTGAAACAACATCAGTTGTGGCCCAGTTCTCTCACTTGCTTTCCTGGGAAGGCATTCAGAATTATCTCTATAAAGGATAACCTTGGGATTCAGCCTGTCTCTGACGGTCAGTCTTCAGCCAACTTCCTGCATTGTGACCTTGATCTCTGGCAGTTTCTCCCTTATGCAGAAAATAAGAATGATTTGTTAGGCTGCAACACTGAAGGGCCTCTTAGAAGATGGGTTTCATAGCACAGGAACCACCATACTATGATAGACTAAGGTTCCTGCATGCTTCTGGGATGCAGATGACTGAAGCTTGTGATCACTAATAGCTTGTAGAGGTCAATTCCTTGGTATCTAAATACATGATTCTACTTAATATAAGAACTGGATGTATGCATTAATCTTGGTAATATATGCTTGATAaacttaaacttttttttttgcttgcttctgAGGTCCTGTAGGGAATTGAAGCCATTTGTCTTCAGTGGTTGAGTATGATCAGTGAAGTACAACCTGATTAAGGAATTTTAAATTGTAAACCAGAGGGAGAAATGGGCTGGTGGTTATGCTTGCTCTTATTGCTCATGAGTGCAGCTTGTCCGCTTCCCCAAACATTGTGGCATCCTCAGCATCAAGGCCTTGTCTACTCTGAGTCAGAAAGCACTGTCCTTGTAAGGAATTTCAGTAGGACTATAACTTGAGGATGTTAGTGGTGTGTAACCTAGAGCATCTTCAACTGAGAACTGCTCTATAAAAGTTTAAGTATGGTTGAAGTTTTATTCTGGGTGTAGACTGTCTGAAGCACTGGGAAGGTAAGTCTGGTCTTTACAGGAGACCCCAGAGCATACCAGGTTCAATAAAGATTTCCTCACATACCATGCTCAGAAACCTCTTCTGAACTGCTCTAAATGGAAACAAATAGCATTAAAATGTTGACAGATACAAAGATCTGTCTTGAAAGCCTAAGACCTGGATTTATGAGAGGAAGAGGCTTACAGTTACAAGCAATAAATAGctttttgtaaaggaaaattcAGATATCTTTGAGACTAGTTCTTGTACTAGCTTAATGGGGCTCTCTTTAACACAAATGTGTTAACAGCAAATGTGCATTCTAGCAGCAATGAATAATGGGATGCAAGGTATCCTGAAAATAAGATTGAACAGCTGCAGTGTTACTGCTGCAGTGTTCTTGGGCTTTGGTCCTGTTTCTAGCAAATAGTTGGCTCTTAAACTTTATGGAAGCCTAAAGAAAGAggtttcatgcttttttttttttctctccagcgTCAACTGTTCTGCCACATATTGTGGAGGCACAGGGTCATGAAGAGAGAACTACTAGGGTTGTTGTTATCTTTGAAATGGCATAGTAGACTTTGGCTTAATGTGCTTCAAGTAAACAGGCTGGAGAAGTACTGGAAGGAGGAAGCTTCTCTCAAGAGAAGACTTCCCAATACCTCTAGTGTGAACTCTAACAATTGTTTCTTCAGACTTTAAGCTAacaagcctttttcttttcctgtgtttggaAGGGAAGGCTTGTCGCAGTGATGTGCAGGTAGTGTCAAGGCTGTCATGCTTGTCCATAATGTGCCATTGTTGGAGGAAGAGATTTAGTGCAATGTGGTTCTTCACTAAACCTACTTGATGCTTGACTAAGGCTTATACTGTGAATTCTGTTGCAGCTGAGGTCTGTATCTGTAGACCTGAATGTTGATCCTTCTCTCCAAATTGATATACCCGATGCCCTAAGTGAAAAGGACAGAGTGAAGTTCACTGTGCATACTAAGGTAAGATCATGGAGTAGCAAGTGGCCTTGATAAACGTTATGCAAGTAATCTGTGTTTGCAATAAATATACCTGTAAAGATGGGCTTGGCAGTGAAGGAAATCTAGATGGAGCTTTTTCACTTAAAGGTGGCCTGAAGGCGGgggtgtgtatgtatgtgtgtatatatctcTGCAGAAACCAGGTTTCCGAAGACTTGAATCCTCTCTAAATAGAGACAAGGTAGCTGATACACTAGATTGGCTTTGCTGAGGAATCCTAGCATGACACCAGAAGGCTGGGGGGCAGAGGTGGGGAAACCAGCTACTGCAAAACTTTACTGAGTAAGCTGCATTATTGCTATTCCACAACAGTGCCTATTCTTTAAATAGTATCCTTGGTAGTAAGGCTCTCAAACGAATGCCAGCTCAGCTAAAAGGGAGTAGGCGAGGCTCTAACTAGGCAAAATAGCTTCCTTTGGAAATGGACAGAACTGTTTCTAAAAGCACTAATTTACAAAACAGTAGGGCTTCTATATCTTCTCTTCCAGACTACATTGCCTGCTTTTCAAAGCTCTGAGTTTTCAGTTACAAGGCAGCATGAAGACTTTGTGTGGCTGCATGATACGCTCACTGAAACTGAAGAGTATGCAGGACTCATTGTAAGTACTTCCTAAATAATGCAATTCTAAATGAAAGACTATGGTGATTTAAAGTGCATATTAGTAAGAGTGTGAAGTCTGCTTTACCAATCATACTAGTGTTTCATGACTCAGGTATTCTGTATGCTTCCTTTTGCCTTAATTCCCAAACAACTTGAGTGGTATGGCTCAGTTTGCTTTCCATATAGCTTGgagcagcaaaaaaaacctTTATGCTCTGAAAGTTCCTGACTCTATGGTGGTATTAGTATCTGTCTGAAGATAACCCAGCAAAATACTCTGTTAAatagtctttattttctatgaTGATTCTGTAGGAGGCCCTGTGGGCCACATAACATGGCTGGCTAGAGGGTGGATTATAGAGGCTGTTCACCTCAATTGATTTCCCTCCTGGGGCAGggccagcacagagctgggagggACCAACAGGGACCTAGACATCAACATGCCCCTAGAATTCCTGGGTGCAGAGCCTTGCTCACTTGCCATGACCAGGCAAAAGGGCCTCCTTCCAGAGAAGGCTAGAAGTGATTTTTGGAAAACTATTTGCTAGCATCTGTCACTGACTAATTCCTTGGCTAGATACCTCCAGCACCTTCGAAGCCTGACTTTGATGGTCCCAGAGAGAAGATGCAGAAGCTAGGGGAAGGAGAAGTGTCTATGACAAAAGAAGAGTTTGCCAAAATGAAGCAAGAGCTAGAAGCGTAAGTAGAATGAGCATACTGCCTTAAGCGATACTTGGAGAAACCTCCTGGGAGAGAAACATATTTAGTGGTAATTAATCTTGAATGTGACTCTTCTGAAGGGTGTCTGCTGCTGCATAATCTTTAAAATCCTGGAGCTGGGGTGTTGCTGGAAGTTTCTCTCAAACTGGAAAACTTCCTAGCTAAAGAGTGAAAATAGCTTCTTGATCACTAGCTAGCTATTTCAGAAGCATGCTGCTGAATATTTGCACTGGATAAACTTAAAGCAATTCTTTGTATATTGAAGAAGACAGTACAAGAGACTATCTCAGTCTATTCTTTCCTTCAGTGAATACCTGGCTGTCTTCAAGAAGACTGTATCGTCACATGAAATCTTCCTTCAGCGgatttcttctcatcctgtgCTCAGCAAAGATCgcaattttcatgttttcctggAGTATGACCAGGATGTAagatatctctttttttttccctcctttcaaAGTGAGGCAAGGTGTAGGACTGTCACTTCTCTGGGCCCAGTCAGAATGTTATGTAAATCTGTGTGCAGTGTCAACAAGCAGGTATTGCCAATACTTCTGTGAGATGATTAAAGGATGAAAGCCTGACCTTTGGACCTCTTTCTGCTATAAATCTCAGTGTTTTTTAATCCTAGTCAAGTTGTTTAGGAAGCCAGCTTGGTATGTCTTGATGGCTTAGGAACAAATATGGTTCAGGTGTACCTATGCTGTGTAGTGCATAGTCATACAAAGGAAGAATGGAGGTGTATTAAAGTTAGTACTGCATCTGTTTTGTTACACTTAATTATGAGTGATGGATGCTGATCCAAGATAAGTAAGGAGAAACTGAGCTGTTTCTGGGAATGGGAAAAATCCGAGGCACAGTATAGCTGAACAAGTTCAAGTCAAATGATTTGTTACATGGGCCATCTTTGTACAGCTCATAGGGCTATTATAGAGAGCTTGGAAACTGGCTTTCTTTGTCATCTGCTAGATATAAATGATGTTACAGCACTGCAAGTGTCAAAATAGTCACTCTTTTCCCCATTGGGATGACTTCAAAGCTCTCCTGGGCTCTTTTGCAGCTGAGTGTTCGgaggaaaaacacaaaagagatgtttggtggctttttaaaaagtgtggTAAAGAGTGCTGATGAAGTCCTCTTCTCCGGTGTCAAGGTAAGGTAGTTGGTTTTCCTCTTACTTAGTCTAATCTTGATTGTATCTTGTTTCCTGCTCCAGGAATGTTAGTTATGTCTGTTTCAGGCTTGATGTGCATGAGGCTCAGTTACTGATGCTAACCTTCCTTGTTATTGCTGTCCTGAGTTGTGTGGAGTAGCCTATACTAATTTTGACTTCTATAGAAACAAGACATTGAACCTATAGGCTGTTAATTTAAGTGTATATTTAAAGTTTCTGGTGGATGCACAAGAGTTGCTTTAACACCTGATGCTGGTGGACAGGAAGGTATTGCACCTTCAGCAAATGTGCTTGTGGCTTTTTTCTACTTTGGAGCTGTGAACAAACATGATTTATGGGTTTCTGCTTGCACTCGATGAGATCAAATACCAAAGACTCCTGTAACTAGTCCAGCTTTTCTATCATGTTGCCATGGTAGCTCTTTCTATTAGACTTGCTGTCCTAAACACAATGTCATGGAACATTTCAGTACATATGTCTGTGAATATAAGGCAACCTTGTAAACTGCTTACTGCTGAGCTACTGTGTTGTAGTAGACGTAGGAAATAAAATTCCAACAGTTGGTAGCCCTCTGATACCAACTTACTGGTTGCTTCAGATAATCCGCAGTGTTGAATAGTCTAGTGTCAAGCCCATCTTCACTTAGTCATGAAGAAACTGTCCAAACAGCTTAGTTTGTCAAACCCTTGGCTTAGGGTCTTGTTGAACTCTGCTGTTCAGTAGAGACTGATGGGCAAAATGCTCAGGTGGCTGTGGTTATTCCTTTGGCCCTTCCCGAAGTTGAGAAGAGCTTGTATTCTGCTGTAATGTAACTGACTTAAGTCATGCTCTCTTTCAGGAAGTAGAAGACTTTTTTGAGCAAGAGAAGACTTTTCTTGTGAACTACTACAACAGAATCAAGGATGCATGTGCAAAAGCAGATAAGATGACAAGATCTCATAAAAGTGAATCTTTTCAAAGAACTTTCTAAAGACCTTGCAGTCTTGCTGATTTCAGCCTCAAAATCTTGTCTTGTTCTTGCAGATGTTGCAGATGACTATATTTATACTTCAGCTTGCTTGAACAGCCTGGCATTAGAAGAACCTACAGTTATCAAAAAGTGAGCAATTCTAACTGTTTGTAAATGTATTCTGAGTCTAGGAATATGAAGTTCCTTCTGTAAAATCCAGGGCATTGCGTCATAGCTGGTTTGAGTTTCTTGAATTTCAAGCAGGTGACATTTAAactttctttcctctgacaCTCCTGATGTGACAGATGTAAAATTATCAATTGCATCTGACTCTTAATTAGATGATCTTTTGCAAGGTACGCCCTAGAGCTGAATCGTACTGGTCTTCAAAGCTCCTTCTAAACAGAGGtctccaattttttttcaggttgcaAACTCCCAGAGATTATGGGAGGAAGGGAACACATTTGTGTTCTAATGTGCTGTTAAATACAACTGCAGCTTACACTAGGCCTGTATTATCTTCTGGACCTTTGCAGTTCCAGAACAGTAGGAGTTTAAGCTGTGGAAGCCTAGTTACCCTTTCTGAGGTGAATTCTTCCACCTTTCCAAGCTTTGCTACCAGTTTACCAAGACCTTGTTAAAAGTGTGTAGCTGAATAAACAAGATGGTTCATCCTACTTGGAGACTAGCAGTGGGGAAATTCTCCACAAGATCTTTCTGGTCTAGAGATCAGTGTTACTTTAAATGGTGTCTAACTGCTCAACTATACTAGTCTGTTAGGGTGGAATTGGCATCTTTTATCCAGGTCTTTGCTTAGACCTGAGTTTAAGCTGTTGTCTGGATCTGTATGGAGGAGTAAACTCCAGTCTTCAGCTTTTTGGTTTCCTGTCAGTTGATCCTGGAACTTATCAGACTAGGAAGTATCTAAGACTTAtttatgcaatttttttcccttaggtACTTGTTGAAAGTTGCTGAGCTCTTTGAGAAACTCAGGGTAAGAGAAGCTTTGGAGCAGGGAAAGAATATCTGAATCTGGATGTTACTGTTTCCTGTTATATACCAACTATCTGATCTTTTCTGCAGAAGGTAGAGAGTAGAGTTTCATCTGATGAAGACTTAAAGCTCTCTGAACTGTTGAGATACTACATGCTCAATATAGAAGCTGCTAAGGTGAGAACAGTCTTCTATTTGAAGCTTAGTTTTATTATGGGCATCATGACTCACCCATGGTATTTTTTGTGCTTTAAGAAGATGGGAAGGTGGACTCCTGTTTTGCCTAAGAAACTGACACTCCTAAACCACAGCAGAATATAGAAACTATATATTGGCTATCTGCAGTCCAGTCCACTTACAGAAGGACTGTTTAAGATCTCcaacaacttttttctttggtaTGCAGAGAGGAAGAACTCATTAGATGTCTGTAAGCAAGTTAGAGCGAACTGAGTTTGAGCCTGCAGCCGCATTCTAACCCTTCCCCTGCCTGAGTACTCATGACTTGTCCGTAAAA
This window encodes:
- the SNX5 gene encoding sorting nexin-5 isoform X1; translation: MDLLREDTQNKLRSVSVDLNVDPSLQIDIPDALSEKDRVKFTVHTKTTLPAFQSSEFSVTRQHEDFVWLHDTLTETEEYAGLIIPPAPSKPDFDGPREKMQKLGEGEVSMTKEEFAKMKQELEAEYLAVFKKTVSSHEIFLQRISSHPVLSKDRNFHVFLEYDQDLSVRRKNTKEMFGGFLKSVVKSADEVLFSGVKEVEDFFEQEKTFLVNYYNRIKDACAKADKMTRSHKNVADDYIYTSACLNSLALEEPTVIKKYLLKVAELFEKLRKVESRVSSDEDLKLSELLRYYMLNIEAAKDLLYRRTRALVDYENSNKALDKARLKSKDVRLAEAYQQDCCQKFEKISESAKQELMSFKQKRIAAFRKNLIEMAELEIKHAKNNVSLLQSCIDLFKN
- the SNX5 gene encoding sorting nexin-5 isoform X2 produces the protein MDLLREDTQNKLRSVSVDLNVDPSLQIDIPDALSEKDRVKFTVHTKTTLPAFQSSEFSVTRQHEDFVWLHDTLTETEEYAGLIIPPAPSKPDFDGPREKMQKLGEGEVSMTKEEFAKMKQELEAEYLAVFKKTVSSHEIFLQRISSHPVLSKDRNFHVFLEYDQDLSVRRKNTKEMFGGFLKSVVKSADEVLFSGVKEVEDFFEQEKTFLVNYYNRIKDACAKADKMTRSHKNVADDYIYTSACLNSLALEEPTVIKKYLLKVAELFEKLRKVESRVSSDEDLKLSELLRYYMLNIEAAKDLLYRRTRALVDYENSNKALDKARLKSKDVRLAEAYQQDCCQKFEKISESAKQELMSFKQKRIAAFRKNLIEMAELEIKHAKKRNFLFSTCHS